The nucleotide window AAGTACGATTAATTTATCCAATTTTAAGTGACCTGCAAGAGAAATTGCTTCTGCAGCTACACCTTCCATTAAATCTCCGTCACCGCATAGTGCAAATGTATAGTGATCTACAATGTCTTTACCTGGCTTGTTGTATGTTGCCGCCAAGTGACGTTCAGCCATAGCCATACCTACTGACATTGCAATACCTTGTCCTAATGGACCCGTTGTCGCTTCTACACCAACTGTATGACCATATTCAGGATGTCCCGGTGTTTTTGAATTCCATTGACGGAAGTTTTTGATCTCTTCCATCTCTAAACCGTAGCCACCTAGATGCAATAGGCTATATAAAAGCATGGAACCATGTCCAGCCGATAATACAAAACGGTCACGATTGTACCAATTAGGGTTTTGCGGGTTATGGCGTAATTGCTTCGTCCACAAAGTATAGGCCATAGGTGCAGCACCCATTGGTAAACCAGGGTGACCTGAATTTGCTTTTTCTACTGCGTCGATTGATAGTGTACGGATTGCGTTAATTGCTAACTGATCCAACTGTTGTGTCATTATGTGACATCCTTTCCTCGTACGATATTTATACATTTTATAGTGTAGACAAATTTTCACAAGAAAACAATAATTTCTAAAAACGTCCCGTAAAATATGTCATACTTTATATTAAATGTGACATATTAATGAAAAGTTATTAGTTCAGGAATTTTTTCTGTGATTTAATTTGTTTTAATTTTTCAGGTGTCACATCATTGCCTTCTTCATCAATTACTTTCACATGTTCGATTGTATCGCGCATTGTTGAACGGAAAGTATCTAAATATTCTTTGCGCAGTGCTGTACGTTCTTTTGCCTGCTCTTCCGTCAATTTGCCTTCTCTCGCTAATTTAGAAAGCTCATTAATACGAGCTAATTTTTCTTTTGATAACATTTGAATCTCACCTTTCTTCCTACCTATTACAAAGGTATAAAAAAAACGACTTGAAAACAAGTGTTTACTCTTCAAGTCGCTCCATATATTCAATATAT belongs to Solibacillus sp. FSL W7-1436 and includes:
- a CDS encoding DUF896 domain-containing protein yields the protein MLSKEKLARINELSKLAREGKLTEEQAKERTALRKEYLDTFRSTMRDTIEHVKVIDEEGNDVTPEKLKQIKSQKKFLN